TGGATTCTCGGGACTCTCACCGCTTCAGCGCGCAGATATCGATAATCGAGCGCTACAATGCATGATTGGATACTTACATCCGAATCCCCTGAATGCTTGGTGAGCCGTGGCGAAACCGCTGCTGAGGTTCTGAATTTCCGAGAGGAACAGCGTCGCTTGACCGAGAGGGTGAAATGATGCCGCGAACCAGCTTCTTGAGCGTCCCTGTCGCGAAAGCTCTGCTCGCCGTTCTCTGCGGGATACTGGTGAGCTTCTGGACGCTCGGATCGTCTGTGGCGGCCGCGCGCGTCGAGACGACCCTTACCGGTCTGCAAATCGTCGATAATAGAGTTGGAGCAGGCCCATCACCTGCGACAGGTAAAAAGGTCATCATCCACTACACGGGCTGGCTTTACGTCAACGGCACAAAAGGTCGAAAGTTCGACAGCTCACTGGATCGTGGAGAGCCATTCGCCTTCATCATCGGCAAGGGCCAGGTTATCAAGGGTTGGGATGAAGGCATAGCAACGATGCATGCAGGCGGGAATCGGACGCTTATTGTCCCCCCTGACTTGGGGTATGGAGCAACCGGCCTTGCGGGGACAGTCCCGCCTAACGCATGGCTGATTTTCGATGTTGACTTGCTGGGGGTGAAGTAGAAGTCGGCCCGATCATCTTTCGGCTGGCAGGCTGGGCCTAACTCCGCTCGCGCGTCAGCAGGCTCCTCAGCCACTGGCGAATCTGTAGCTCGACGCGGTAACGCCGCCGAACAGTCCCTTGTCGTGATAGACGCGCACGGCCCTCTCGTCTTCGGCGGCGCCGAGCGCAACGAAAAGCGGCGCAAGATGGTCTGCATTCGGATGGCAGACGCGGGCAAAGGGCGCTGTCTCCCAGGCGATAACAGCAGAGGTCCGGCGATCCGGCAGGCTCGCCAAGACGTCGGCAAGCCACTGGTCGAACGCCTCCGTGTCAATCGGCACTGAAGTGGGACCCCTGATCGGCGCCGAAAAGGGACCCCCTCGAGACGCGGATTTTCCGCACTTGGCACGACGGAGGGAGGGCGTAGCCCGAGTGGAGTTGCGCCAAGTGCGGCGGCGGCT
The DNA window shown above is from Methylocystis echinoides and carries:
- a CDS encoding FKBP-type peptidyl-prolyl cis-trans isomerase, producing the protein MPRTSFLSVPVAKALLAVLCGILVSFWTLGSSVAAARVETTLTGLQIVDNRVGAGPSPATGKKVIIHYTGWLYVNGTKGRKFDSSLDRGEPFAFIIGKGQVIKGWDEGIATMHAGGNRTLIVPPDLGYGATGLAGTVPPNAWLIFDVDLLGVK